The following are encoded in a window of Lichenicola cladoniae genomic DNA:
- a CDS encoding ABC transporter permease, whose product MSASTASSIPARRLLPSLLGHMNEIGLIAIVAILYVVFGAISPGFLSVNNQVNILRDGATIGIAAWAQTLVIVAGEIDISVGPMVAFISVIMAFLLKWHLPLPVALAGGLVLGSALGASAGVLRAVFTVPSFVATLGLWSALRGLALFMTNALPISFDDNDTLDWIGGNLLGLPVSAIVMFVLFGAFVFASRKTAFGRSVYAVGGNANAAHLCGINVTRIRIVVFAISGLMAAITAIMLLGRLGTGNAGAASGLEFDVIAAVVVGGTSLSGGRGSMLGTLLGVLTITVISDGLVLYGINSFVQDVVRGVIIVAAVLLNVAAARRSGRHG is encoded by the coding sequence ATGAGTGCATCGACAGCGTCGTCCATCCCGGCCCGCAGGCTTCTGCCGTCCCTTTTGGGACACATGAACGAGATCGGCCTCATCGCGATCGTGGCGATACTCTATGTCGTCTTCGGCGCGATATCGCCCGGGTTCCTCAGCGTCAACAACCAGGTCAATATCCTGCGCGACGGCGCCACGATCGGCATCGCGGCCTGGGCGCAGACCCTGGTGATCGTTGCTGGCGAGATCGATATCAGCGTCGGGCCGATGGTGGCCTTCATCTCGGTCATCATGGCGTTTCTCCTGAAGTGGCACCTGCCGCTTCCTGTCGCACTGGCTGGCGGCCTGGTGCTCGGCAGCGCCCTCGGCGCGTCTGCAGGTGTGTTGCGCGCCGTGTTCACCGTGCCGTCCTTCGTGGCGACCCTCGGTCTCTGGAGTGCGCTGCGCGGGCTTGCCCTGTTCATGACCAATGCGCTGCCGATCTCGTTCGACGACAACGATACGCTGGACTGGATCGGCGGCAACCTGCTCGGCCTGCCGGTTTCGGCGATCGTGATGTTCGTGCTGTTCGGAGCCTTCGTGTTCGCGTCCCGCAAGACGGCGTTCGGACGTTCGGTCTACGCGGTCGGCGGCAATGCCAATGCAGCACATCTGTGCGGCATCAACGTGACGCGCATCCGGATCGTGGTGTTCGCGATCTCCGGCCTGATGGCGGCCATCACCGCGATCATGCTGCTGGGACGCCTGGGTACCGGGAATGCGGGCGCCGCATCGGGCCTGGAGTTCGATGTGATCGCCGCGGTCGTGGTGGGCGGCACGTCGTTGTCGGGCGGGCGCGGTTCGATGCTGGGCACGCTGCTCGGGGTACTGACCATTACCGTCATCTCGGACGGGCTGGTGCTGTACGGCATCAACTCGTTCGTGCAGGACGTGGTGCGCGGCGTGATCATCGTGGCGGCGGTGCTGCTGAACGTCGCGGCCGCGCGTCGCTCGGGCCGGCACGGCTGA
- a CDS encoding sugar ABC transporter ATP-binding protein → MSGHQGPVAELRAATRTYPGVVALDRVDFSVMPGEVRAILGKNGAGKSTLIRLLTGAETPDSGDVLLDGRPFVESGLRRTREAARRGLRAVYQELSLVPDMSIAENMFLGDWPRRSGMLDHHGMAEQSAAAMRRLGLTLDPRQLASTLSPASRQMVEIARAFLGSPRLVILDEPTSSLAAAEVDQVCEAVRNAAADRVAILYVSHRMNEIRRLADSATVMRDGRVASTLPVAGAKTEDIVQMMLGGAEQTRAPHRSRIGKTVLSVRGIASPPKLAGIDLDLHEGEVLGIAGLLGSGRTELLEIIMGLRAPTAGEIHVGTEKIQKPGYKAMMRRGFGYTPESRKENGIVPLLGVDENTVLTDFGRVQRRGILSAPAIELATRAVVERLHVKTARMQTPIATLSGGNQQKVVIGRWIHAQSRILLMDEPTRGVDVEAKIQIYDIIRALAAEGRAILFVSSEIEELDQVCDRVLVLRDGIMAEEHVAPAIDAEQLLAACIG, encoded by the coding sequence ATGAGCGGGCACCAGGGCCCGGTCGCGGAGCTTCGTGCCGCGACCAGGACCTATCCCGGCGTCGTGGCGCTGGACCGGGTCGATTTCAGCGTGATGCCCGGCGAGGTCCGCGCGATCCTCGGCAAGAACGGCGCCGGGAAGTCGACCCTCATTCGCCTGCTGACCGGTGCTGAAACACCCGATAGCGGGGACGTTCTTCTCGATGGCCGGCCGTTCGTCGAGTCCGGCCTGCGCCGGACCCGCGAAGCCGCCCGACGCGGGCTCCGTGCCGTCTACCAGGAATTGAGCCTGGTTCCCGACATGAGCATCGCCGAGAACATGTTCCTCGGTGACTGGCCGAGACGGTCCGGGATGCTCGATCATCACGGGATGGCCGAGCAGTCGGCGGCGGCGATGCGTCGCCTGGGGCTGACGCTCGATCCGCGACAACTCGCAAGCACCCTCAGTCCCGCATCCCGCCAGATGGTCGAGATCGCCCGCGCCTTCCTGGGCTCGCCGCGCCTGGTCATTCTCGACGAGCCGACCAGTTCCCTTGCAGCGGCGGAAGTCGATCAGGTCTGCGAGGCGGTACGCAACGCCGCGGCCGATCGGGTCGCCATTCTATACGTCAGCCATCGCATGAACGAGATCCGTCGCCTGGCCGACAGTGCCACGGTGATGCGCGACGGCCGCGTCGCCTCCACGCTTCCGGTGGCCGGCGCGAAGACCGAGGACATCGTGCAGATGATGCTCGGCGGTGCGGAACAGACGCGCGCTCCCCACAGGAGCAGGATCGGCAAGACCGTCCTGTCGGTGCGGGGGATCGCGTCGCCGCCGAAGCTCGCCGGCATCGACCTCGATCTGCATGAGGGGGAGGTGCTCGGTATCGCCGGTTTGCTCGGCTCGGGCCGTACGGAGCTCCTGGAGATCATCATGGGCCTGCGTGCACCAACGGCTGGCGAAATCCATGTTGGAACCGAGAAGATCCAGAAGCCGGGCTACAAGGCGATGATGCGTCGCGGTTTCGGCTACACGCCCGAGAGCCGCAAGGAGAACGGCATCGTGCCGTTGCTGGGTGTCGACGAGAATACGGTCCTGACCGATTTCGGCCGCGTCCAGCGTCGAGGCATCCTGTCGGCGCCGGCCATCGAGCTCGCGACCCGCGCCGTGGTCGAGCGGCTGCATGTGAAGACCGCCCGGATGCAGACGCCGATCGCGACGCTGTCGGGCGGCAACCAGCAGAAGGTGGTGATCGGCCGCTGGATCCATGCGCAGTCGCGTATCCTGCTGATGGACGAGCCGACACGCGGCGTCGATGTCGAGGCGAAGATCCAGATCTACGACATCATCCGTGCCCTTGCTGCCGAAGGACGGGCGATCCTGTTCGTGTCGAGCGAGATCGAGGAACTGGACCAGGTCTGCGATCGGGTCCTGGTCCTGCGCGACGGCATCATGGCCGAAGAACATGTCGCTCCGGCGATCGATGCCGAGCAGCTTCTCGCTGCCTGCATCGGATGA